Within the Butyrivibrio sp. AE3004 genome, the region CCGAGTATGCAGCAAAGATAAAAGGTGCGGGCGAGACCCTGCTTGCTTTTTTTAATAACCTGCTTAATCTTATTGCGCAAAATCCGGGCGAGGATGTGGATATCAGCAGTTTGTTTGATTATTCTGCGCTCCTTGAGACAGACATGGAGGAGATAATAGTTCCAATAATGCCCAAGGCAAATGTTCTCGTGGTTGATGATAATGCCATGAATGTTGATCTTTTGCTAAAGATCCTGAATAAAACCGATGCCCGTATTGATACTGCGGTTGATGGTCAGAAGGCACTTATGAAGCTTCGAAAGAAGACATACGATCTTGTTATCATGGATCACATGATGCCCATAATGGATGGTGTTGAAACACTTAGCATTATGAGAGAAGAGAGACTTAGCAGAAGTGCTCCCGTTATCATGCTGACAGCGGGAGGCCTAAGAGGCGATGAGGAAAGGTTTAAGGAGCTTGGCTTTGATGCATATTTGACAAAACCTGTCGTTGCGGAAAAGCTGTATGATCTTTTGATAGATATTATGCCAACGGCGCTTATTGAGAGAAGAGCATCCTTAGAGCACCTTTTCTATATGGAGAACAAGGAAAATAAGGAAAAAGAAGACAAAGAAAGGGTAGGACAGACAGTCCGCAAAAGACGAACCCTTGCTGAAATATTTTCGGTACTTAATGTGACTGATGCTCTTGGCTTTTGCATGGGAGATGAAGAGTTCTATTTATCACAGCTTGAAATATTTGCTGAGAATAAAAAGGGAGATGAGCTGGAGGAACTTCTGCAAAAAGAAGACTTTGAGGAATATCTTATTTCGGTTCATACTCTTAAAAGTACAGCAAAAACCATAGGCGCGGATGCTTTATCAGAGGAAGCATTAAGACTTGAAAATGCGCTTAAGGAAGGAAATACGGAACTTGTAAGAAAAGAACACCCTGCACTTAAAGAGCACTATGAACTTCTTTGCGAGGACCTGCGAAAAGGTTTTAAGGAATACAGGCAGGCCGGAATATCCAATAACGAAGAAGCAAGTGAAAATGAGCTTGCGATTGCTGAGCTCAGTGAGTTTTCCGGAACAGGTCTGTCCGCTCAGATACTTATGGCTCTTGCAAATACGGTTGATTCAAGGGATATAAATAATCCCGGCAGGTCCCTCAGAGTTGCTAAATACTCCATGGAGATAGCAAGGAGGCTTGGAAAAAGCGATTCGGAGCAGCAGAATATTTATTATATGGGGCTTGTTCATGATATAGGGAAACTGATAATACCTGAAAAAATCCTTAGGAAGCCTGATATCCTGACGGAGGAAGAGGCTGAGATTGTTCGTCAGCATCCTATAATCGGCTATGAGATTTTAAGAAATATATCGGAAATGCCGGGACTTGCTACCGGCGCAAGATGGCATCATGAAAGATACGACGGAACGGGATATCCCGACGGTCTTGCCGGTGAAGAAATACCTATAGAGGCAAGGATTATAGGAATAGCGGATGCTTACGATGCCATGACTTCCGAAAGGGCCTATGCATCTGTTATGCCGCCTCTCAGAATAAAAAAAGAGCTGGAGAAGAACCGCGGAAAGCAGTTTGATCCGGCACTTGTGGATGTACTTATAAGTATGATGGACGAAAGTTCTATGTAAATTTTTCTATATTGATGATACGAATTACTACTTACTCAAATTTTAAGGGTCAAGAAGTCATGATGCGATTTATTCAAGGATAATCGTATTATGACCTCTTGACCCTATTATCATATTACTTTTGTTAAAATCAAAATATTCTGCATGATTTTTAGCCATCGATGGATGGCATTTCTTCATTAATTATAAATCTCTCATGGCATAATCCGCCAGCATTCTATTTGCCTCTCTAAGGCTTTCCCTTCTGATATGAACAGAATCTCCATCCTTCATTTCAAAGACCTGAAGCTCCTTGTCGATGCTTTTTACGTGCGCGAGATTTACAAGATAACTCTTGTGGCACCTCATAAAGGAATCGTCCGGAGTCTGAGCTTCGATATCATCCAGTTTTCCTGTTAGCTGAAGGGTTGCTCCGTTTGCCATATGCAGATAAAGAGTATGAGCGCTTTGTTCCACGTAACATATCTTTTCAAAGGAAAAAGTCATATCCTTACCGCCTATACGTACGGATACTCCACCCTGTGCTCCCTTCATCTGCGCGGCAAGCTCAAGTACTTCGCCGACTTCAATAGGATCAAAGGGCTTCATGAGATAACGGATTACGCGATTTTTGTAGCCTTCCATGGCGTGATCCTGACTGGAAGTTGCAAATACGATTGGGACGGATGCGTCAATGCTGCGAATTTTAGTCGTGGCATCCACTCCGCCCATTCCCGGCATAAGAATATCCATAAATATCAGGTCATAAACACCCGGACGGAAAGCAGATAAAAAGGCTTCTCCGGATTCAAATAGATTGATCTCGGTTCCGGGACGATGCTTTTCAATAAGAAACTGTAACTGACGTCTCTGAGCCATTTCATCGTCGCAGACTGCAATTTTCATAGTATCAGAGCTACTCATATGTATCTCCCTCAAATATTAAAGATAAATATACCCATTATTGATGACACGAATTACTGCGATGCAAGTAACTCCCGTAATTCTAACAAATATTCGGAAACCGAATAAAAGCTCCTTCCTAATGTTTGCTACGGGATTCGAAGTTATCATAATATATTTTATCATAAAATAGCACACAGAGAACATTGATTAGCATATTTATAATAATTGTCAAGTACGAATTTTGAAATGTTTTGTTCATTTTCAGTATAAATATGATTGATGACTATTGGTATAATTAAAATTGTAAAATTTTGTCACGGAAATGGGGTCTTATTTTCCGTACGAAAGGTGATGGGGAGATAGATGAATAATAATGTGTTTGGAAGTAGGGCAATTGCGCATCTGCGTATTTTGCTTGCGATTTGCGCAGTTGTTCTGCTACCATGCAGTGGTATCAGAGCCATGGCATGGGATTCCGGAGTTTATCGTAACAAGGTTATTTTTACTGCACCAAGTGCTGAGAAGATTTTCGATGGCACACCACTTACTGAACAGATAGATGTTACCGCTCAGGGATTACCTGATGGCTTTACCTATAAGGCGGTAGCAGAGGGGAGTGTTACGTATCCGGAGGATAATGAAGAAAATAATAATATAGTAACAGATTATGTAATTTATGATCCGAGTGGACTCAATGTTACTGATAAATTTGTTAACGTTGAGCTTCGTCCCGGTACGCTCAGAATCAGTGAAAAAGAAGCTGTTCTTGGTGCTAAGAGAGACGAAGAGACATCAGATTCGGATGCCGGAGGAGAGAGTAGGATTAAAACTGATAATGCCGATGAAGGGGACACAGTCGATATTGAAGACGAAGAAACGGCAAAATCAGATAAAATGAATAACCGGGGCGATTATTCGCTTGAACTTGTCCTTTATAGTTTCTTGATAATTATAATGCTCGCTGTTTTCGTTATTTTTATGATGGATAGCAATAAGATGAGGGAAAAATGAAATCGATTCAGGAAAAAATAACTCTTCTCACGACAATAGCAATACTGATGGTAGCGCTTATTGTCGGAGGTACGGCTATTTATACACTCAGGCAGGTGGGAAACTATGATTCCGCCCGCATTCTAAATCTGACCTGCGAGACTGAAACCAATGATATAGACAGAATCCTGTTCAACACTGAGGAGGCTGTTAATATTCTGGCGGATTATGCAGTCGAGCGTCTGTTTTCTGTTGAAAAGCTTGCCAGTGATGAAGCTTACAGAGATAGCTATACTGTGCAGCTTGCCAATCTTTTTTCCAATATAGCGGCGAATGTGCCGGGAACAGTTTCATACTATGTGCATTACAATCCGGAGATAATGCCTTCTGACAGCGGCCTTCTATATATAAGGGATTCTGTTAATGATGATTTTACATACATGCAGCCTACGGATATCAATTTGTATGATCCTGATGATATCGAGCATGTTGTCTGGTGGTATGAACCTGTAAGGAAGGGCGGACCGACATGGGTTGAACCGTATCATAATGCTAATCTTGAAAAATATCTTATATCTTATATAGTTCCTCTTTATGAAAATGGGGTTCTTATCGGAATTGCCGGAATGGATATAGATTTTTATAGCATGATTGATACTGTAAAGGCTATTAAATGCTATGAGACCGGATATGCGTGCCTTGTGGATAATGAAGGATTAGTATATTACAATCCTCTTTTTGATACCGGTACTAAAATGGAAGATATGGGTATTGAAGGCGACATGTCTTTTGAAAGTGAGAGCAATGGCTCAGAACCTCTTGCGTATAGCATGGGTGGTATAGATAAACAGCTTGCTTACAGGACATTGTCCAATGGTATGAGACTTATAATCACAGCTCCTGTCAAAGAAATTTTGGCTATGAGTAATGAGCTGATGAGAAGAGTCATTATTTCTACTATATTAGTACTGTTTACATTCCTGTTCCTTACCATAATGGTGAGCCGCAGAATCACAAGTCCTCTTAAGAGCCTTGCGCGTGTGGCACGTGAGATCAATGATGGAAAACTTGAAGTGGTATTCCCGAAGGAAACCAAGGATGAGGTCGGAGAACTGACACATGCCATGGAAAAAATGGTTCATCATTTGAAACACCATATTGATGATCTTAATTCACTTGCTTATCATGATTCACTTACCGGGGTTAAGAACAAGACCGCATATGATGATGCAGCATCAAAGCTGGATCTTCAGGAAGGCGATAAGGAATATGGCATTGTCGTATTTGATGCCAATAATCTTAAGAAGATCAATGATACCTATGGCCATGAGCGCGGAAATATTTATCTGCAAAATGCATGCAGACTTACCTGCAGGATATTTAAAGGAAGTCCTGTATTCAGAATAGGAGGAGACGAATTTGTAGTCATTCTGCAGGGCGAAGATTATGATAACTGCTACAAACTCCTAAGAGATTTTGATGTCGAGGCAGAACGCCATAACATGGAGACAACAAACGAGTGGGAGAAGATAAACATCGCCAAGGGAATGGTTAAATATGATCCCGAAACTGATTCAAATGTTGAGTCGGTATTCAAGCGTGCTGATGCCAGAATGTATGTTGCAAAGCAGAAAATGAAGCTTGCTGAGATGGGGTAACTATTAAAATTCAATAAATGTGACAAATGAATATGACTTCTTGAACGTAAAAATGAAAAGCGTTCAAGAAGTCATAATATTTTAAAAAGTATAGGAAATATAAGGAATTTAAAGCTGCGGAGTGATCTGCAGCTTTTTCATTATCATAAATATATTTATTTTTGAAAATATAAGCACAATTCGATATTACTGAGAATAGAGCAGATGCATAGAGACCGGTATTTGTCAAGTACGAGTTTTGCATAAAATTTTTCAAATTTAGTGAATTTTCTTGAAAAAATCTTTCGTATAATTATTACGTGTAATTATTTTAAGTTACCATAAAAAGTATGAAGGGGGAATTTCATAATGCGTAAAAACATCGCAAGAAAGCTTGCTATGCTTCTGGCACTCGTGGTACTGGTTACGACCTTTGGGTCTGACTATAACAGTATCGGTGCTCGTGCTACATCTGAAGAGCAAGTTACTTCCACAAATCACGAAAATTATGAATCGCTTTTCACCGAAGGTATCGGAGAAGAGCAAAATAATGAGCAGGTAGCGGAAGAAACCGCTGATGAGCCTGCCAAGGAGGAGGTTGTACAGGAAGAACATGCACAGGTAGAAACTGTACAGGAAGAGTCTGCAACAGAGCAGGTATCTGAAGAACCTCAGACTGAGGCAGCAACTGAGGATCCTGCTCAGGAGGAAACAACTCAGGTTGAGCCTGCTGCAGAAGAGCAGACACAGGAAACAGCTCCTGCAGAAGAGGTAACTCCTAATGAAGAGCAGCCTGCAGAGGATCCTTCTCAGGTTGAACCCGCTCAGGAAGAACCTGCACAGGAAACACCTGCTGAGGAGAAAACTGAGGAAGAGGTTCCGGCTGAAGTACCTGCAAAAGAAGTTGTAGAAATTAAGGAAGTAACAGTTACTTATACTGCTACAAAGGGCGGTACAGTTTCCAATACTTCCGAGACAATCGATGTCAATGCAGAAGGCGCTGCATTTGAAGGCTCTACTGCTATTGCATGGAATGATAAGTATGAGTTCGTAAACTGGACTGATGCTAATGACAATGAAGTTTCAACCGAAGCTACATTCGTTCCTTCTAATATAGAAGAGAATGCAACCTTCAAAGCTAACTTCAAGGCAGCTGAGGGTATCGAAGTTGATATGCCTGAGCTTTCCGCAGAAGACGTTCATGAAGGCGGTATGGTTGTTTCTGTTAAGGCTGAGGAAGGTATCTTCCCTGCAGGTACAGAAATTTCCATTACTGCTATTTCTGATGACCAGGCTCTTGAGACAGCTCAGAATGAACTTGGTGACCAGGTTACAACTGCAAAGGGTGTTG harbors:
- a CDS encoding sensor domain-containing diguanylate cyclase, which gives rise to MKSIQEKITLLTTIAILMVALIVGGTAIYTLRQVGNYDSARILNLTCETETNDIDRILFNTEEAVNILADYAVERLFSVEKLASDEAYRDSYTVQLANLFSNIAANVPGTVSYYVHYNPEIMPSDSGLLYIRDSVNDDFTYMQPTDINLYDPDDIEHVVWWYEPVRKGGPTWVEPYHNANLEKYLISYIVPLYENGVLIGIAGMDIDFYSMIDTVKAIKCYETGYACLVDNEGLVYYNPLFDTGTKMEDMGIEGDMSFESESNGSEPLAYSMGGIDKQLAYRTLSNGMRLIITAPVKEILAMSNELMRRVIISTILVLFTFLFLTIMVSRRITSPLKSLARVAREINDGKLEVVFPKETKDEVGELTHAMEKMVHHLKHHIDDLNSLAYHDSLTGVKNKTAYDDAASKLDLQEGDKEYGIVVFDANNLKKINDTYGHERGNIYLQNACRLTCRIFKGSPVFRIGGDEFVVILQGEDYDNCYKLLRDFDVEAERHNMETTNEWEKINIAKGMVKYDPETDSNVESVFKRADARMYVAKQKMKLAEMG
- a CDS encoding LytR/AlgR family response regulator transcription factor encodes the protein MSSSDTMKIAVCDDEMAQRRQLQFLIEKHRPGTEINLFESGEAFLSAFRPGVYDLIFMDILMPGMGGVDATTKIRSIDASVPIVFATSSQDHAMEGYKNRVIRYLMKPFDPIEVGEVLELAAQMKGAQGGVSVRIGGKDMTFSFEKICYVEQSAHTLYLHMANGATLQLTGKLDDIEAQTPDDSFMRCHKSYLVNLAHVKSIDKELQVFEMKDGDSVHIRRESLREANRMLADYAMRDL
- a CDS encoding HD domain-containing phosphohydrolase is translated as MLLHNLSFGLSAILYDIIICVFLKLTYTDSYRTTKAFRRFAYFLTAATMIEVATVLVEMYAVYVPPAGHYTAHAFNILSATVAANSYAEYIVACANVGIKDTLLYKINLAVIIGQCFLLVQNVYTGNVFAYTLEDGYTRGMMYLACSFLLPAYYVLLAAGFVSVNRKSYTLLQLFSIVIATFIVITIYLVQMFVLKHVVLIFFSASVALLVLLFTLETPDYHRLERTIGKLESAEKAALEARKKAEEANEAKSEFLSQMSHEIRTPINSILGFDNLILEHTNDVKVSEYAAKIKGAGETLLAFFNNLLNLIAQNPGEDVDISSLFDYSALLETDMEEIIVPIMPKANVLVVDDNAMNVDLLLKILNKTDARIDTAVDGQKALMKLRKKTYDLVIMDHMMPIMDGVETLSIMREERLSRSAPVIMLTAGGLRGDEERFKELGFDAYLTKPVVAEKLYDLLIDIMPTALIERRASLEHLFYMENKENKEKEDKERVGQTVRKRRTLAEIFSVLNVTDALGFCMGDEEFYLSQLEIFAENKKGDELEELLQKEDFEEYLISVHTLKSTAKTIGADALSEEALRLENALKEGNTELVRKEHPALKEHYELLCEDLRKGFKEYRQAGISNNEEASENELAIAELSEFSGTGLSAQILMALANTVDSRDINNPGRSLRVAKYSMEIARRLGKSDSEQQNIYYMGLVHDIGKLIIPEKILRKPDILTEEEAEIVRQHPIIGYEILRNISEMPGLATGARWHHERYDGTGYPDGLAGEEIPIEARIIGIADAYDAMTSERAYASVMPPLRIKKELEKNRGKQFDPALVDVLISMMDESSM